The sequence GCAAATCTCCACGTAGGACGCCATGCAGAACGTGCGTGTCGTAcctgttcaactttatacaagtttaagcgTATACTTATGCACACCCAAAGTCAGACGAATAAGTAGATACTTCAACTTGTATTAAGTCCCGTCCTACATTACGTTCAACGTCGCATCTCATACGAATCACCACGTCAGACGCCTGCATGGCGTCTCACACGAATCTCTACGTAGGACGAGATGCAAGACGTGTGTGTCGTACctattcaactttatacaaatttaagcGTCACGTCTATTTATGCACACACCAAGTCGAAACTCGAACGACATAAGATTCCAGCTAAGGTCAAGTTAAACGACACGCTTATAAAAACttcaaactttttcttttttatttttaataatataaaagtataaaaaccatacaaatataaatacctgTGAAACAATTAACTCACCACAAATCCACCGCACTATTCTGCTAtccatctcttcttcttcttcttcctatatatatatttccCTCCATCCtccattttctctctctaaaacttCTTAAGCTTTCTCTCTCTACATTTTTCTCTTACTATATCATGGAAGCAGCAACAACAATTCTACCTGATATCGGAACGGAGATTCTGATACCTGTATGTGCGGTTATAGGTATCGGATTCGCGCTAATACAATGGGTACTTGTTGCGAAAGTTAAGGTTAACGGGAAGTCGTCgagtgttggtggtggtgttgatggAAAAAATGGATATGCAGAATCActtattgaagaagaagaa is a genomic window of Capsicum annuum cultivar UCD-10X-F1 unplaced genomic scaffold, UCD10Xv1.1 ctg73932, whole genome shotgun sequence containing:
- the LOC124894426 gene encoding pyrophosphate-energized vacuolar membrane proton pump-like (The sequence of the model RefSeq protein was modified relative to this genomic sequence to represent the inferred CDS: added 48 bases not found in genome assembly), with translation MEAATTILPDIGTEILIPVCAVIGIGFALIQWVLVAKVKVNGKSSSVGGGVDGKNGYAESLIEEEEGINDHSVVHRCAEIQNAISEGATSFLFTEYQYVGVFM